A single genomic interval of Sebastes umbrosus isolate fSebUmb1 chromosome 11, fSebUmb1.pri, whole genome shotgun sequence harbors:
- the lipeb gene encoding hormone-sensitive lipase isoform X8, producing the protein MDTKAVFVALYSVCEENATFFSGGAKGSQGDAARRLVDTMKLIQEHARGLEPVISGFAAVYHHFDFDPHIPANGYRSLVKVVRCCLLHIIQKGRYITANRRSIFFRVAHNAGEMEAYCNALCQLRALLYLAQRMLHDNSHGNLFFQDESGLSESFVREYSSMHKGCFYGRCLGFQFSPAIRPCLQTLAVGLVAFGENYKRHQSGIVEAGGIAPYGVAASSFFTSGKYAIDPELRGAEFERITQNLDVHFWKTFWNITETEVLSGLASMTSTQVKVNRALSVPPVPFDLPLMANHRASVTIAPPSAHIGIAPVQMRLISYDLREGQDSETLLSLARSEGGAISLSLGMKVKRLPSSPCLLIHFHGGGFVAQTSKSHEPYLKSWSQDLGVPILSVDYSLAPEAPFPRALEECFYAYCWALRNHHLLGWTGEKVCLAGDSAGGNLCVTTSMRAAAFGVRMPDGIVAVYPATLLTAYASPSRLLTLMDPLLPLSVLSRCLNAYAGNEPQTETQVEKVSTLSLVRRDTALLLRDFRQGASNWIHSLLDSNRAPASPSPAAEAPPGATGIPPTVTVCADTVRKSISEASFSSPHADPPVASETSEFPSRKLSVKSQTCQDLGSHTNSTSHSAPLLSERTPEDVHFFLSKDPDPSICRDFSSVAIPPPAGEEGSELGHRREFPLGFEPLRSEQLAEMRVESSPVVKDPFCSPLLAPDSMLKGMPPVHIVACALDPMLDDSVMFAKRLRSIGQPVSLCVVDDLPHGFLSLSQLCRETKEAADVCVERIRAVFTQKDTPPEPRKHRKLERTDRGVSASSGEAGSSFVSPTEGGELAAKIAGGEGLVTVAAQNNTDAVGVGP; encoded by the exons ATGGACACCAAGGCAGTGTTCGTGGCCCTGTACAGCGTGTGCGAAGAGAATGCCACCTTCTTCTCAGGAGGAGCCAAGGGGTCGCAGGGTGACGCGGCACGGCGGCTGGTGGACACCATGAAGCTGATCCAGGAGCACGCTCGTGGTCTGGAACCGGTTATCTCCGGCTTCGCTGCAGTTTACCACCATTTTGACTTTGACCCGCACATACCCGCCAATGGCTATCGCTCACTGGTCAAG GTAGTGCGCTGCTGCCTTCTCCACATAATCCAGAAGGGGCGCTACATCACCGCCAACCGCCGCAGCATCTTCTTTCGAGTAGCGCACAATGCGGGGGAGATGGAGGCCTACTGCAACGCTCTGTGCCAGCTGCGCGCCCTGCTCTACCTGGCTCAGCGCATGCTACACGACAACAGCCATGGCAACCTTTTCTTCCAGGATGAAAGTGGCCTCAGCGAGAGCTTTGTCCGCGAATACTCGTCCATGCACAAGGGGTGCTTCTATGGGCGTTGCCTTGGCTTTCAG TTCAGTCCAGCCATCCGGCCCTGTCTCCAGACTCTCGCTGTTGGCCTCGTGGCCTTTGGAGAAAACTACAAACGCCACCAGTCAGGAATAG TGGAGGCAGGAGGTATTGCACCATATG GTGTAGCGGCCAGCTCTTTCTTCACCTCAGGGAAGTACGCCATCGACCCAGAGTTGAGAGGGGCAGAATTTGAACGCATCACCCAGAACCTGGACGTCCATTTCTGGAAGACCTTCTGGAACATCACTGAGACCGAAGTCCTGTCG GGCCTCGCCAGTATGACATCCACTCAAGTTAAGGTGAACCGGGCTCTCTCTGTGCCCCCCGTGCCCTTTGACCTTCCCCTGATGGCCAACCACAGAGCATCTGTAACTATAGCTCCTCCATCAGCACACATCGGCATCGCTCCAGTTCAGATGAGGCTCATCTCCTATGACTTACGTGAAGGACAG GACAGCGAGACTCTGCTATCCCTTGCCCGCTCTGAGGGGGGCGCCATCTCTCTGTCGCTGGGGATGAAGGTCAAGCGCCTCCCCTCGTCTCCCTGCCTTCTGATCCACTTCCATGGAGGGGGATTTGTGGCCCAGACCTCCAAGTCCCATGAG CCCTATCTGAAGAGCTGGTCCCAGGACCTCGGTGTCCCCATCCTGTCAGTGGACTACTCACTGGCCCCTGAGGCCCCCTTCCCAAGGGCCTTGGAGGAGTGTTTCTACGCCTACTGCTGGGCTCTGAGGAACCACCACCTACTAg GCTGGACCGGAGAGAAAGTGTGTCTGGCTGGTGACAGTGCGGGAGGCAACTTGTGTGTGACGACTTCGATGCGCGCTGCTGCCTTTGGTGTGCGAATGCCAGATGGCATTGTGGCAGTCTACCCGGCCACCCTGCTGACTGCCTACGCATCGCCCTCCCGTCTGCTAACGCTTATGGATCCCCTGCTGCCGCTCAGTGTGCTCTCCAGGTGTCTCAATGCCTACGCAG GCAATGAGCCGCAGACGGAGACGCAGGTAGAGAAAGTGAGCACGCTGAGCCTGGTGAGGAGAGACACGGCTTTGCTGCTCAGAGATTTCCGACAGGGAGCCTCCAACTGGATCCACTCTCTGCTGGATTCCAACAGAGCCCCCGCCTCCCCCAGCCCAGCTGCAGAGGCGCCACCAGGAGCCACTGGTATACCACcgactgtgactgtgtgtgcgg ACACAGTGAGGAAGAGCATTTCAGAGGCgtccttctcttctcctcacGCCGACCCCCCTGTAGCCTCAGAGACCTCCGAGTTCCCGTCCAGGAAATTATCTGTGAAGAGCCAGACATGCCAGGACTTGGGATCCCACACCAATTCCACTTCTCACAGCGCACCGCTGCTCTCTGAGCGCACT CCAGAAGATGTGCATTTCTTCCTCTCCAAGGATCCAGATCCCTCCATTTGCAGGGACTTTTCTTCAGTGGCCATACCACCCCCTGCTGGAGAGGAGGGATCAGAGCTGGGGCACCGTAGGGAGTTCCCCCTGGGGTTTGAGCCACTGCGCTCAGAGCAGCTAGCTGAGATGAGGGTGGAGAGCTCTCCAGTGGTCAAGGATCCGTTCTGCTCTCCTCTGCTGGCTCCTGATAGCATGCTGAAAGGGATGCCACCTGTACACATAGTG GCTTGTGCATTAGACCCCATGCTGGATGACTCTGTGATGTTTGCCAAGCGTTTGAGGAGCATAGGCCAGCCTGTCAGTCTGTGCGTGGTGGACGACCTCCCCCACGGCTTCCTCAGCCTATCGCAGCTCTGCAGGGAGACGAAGGAGGCCGCCGACGTCTGCGTTGAGAGAATTCGCGCCGTCTTCACCCAGAAGGACACGCCCCCGGAGCCGCGCAAGCACCGCAAGCTGGAACGGACCGATAGGGGTGTGTCGGCTTCTTCTGGGGAAGCCGGTTCTTCCTTTGTCAGCCCCACTGAGGGAGGGGAGCTAGCTGCTAAAATTGCTGGTGGGGAGGGCTTAGTTACTGTGGCAGCCCAGAACAACACTGACGCTGTTGGTGTTGGACCTTAA
- the lipeb gene encoding hormone-sensitive lipase isoform X3 — protein sequence MGDERGGASTEGAKMASSKKSGGGGGSSRLEKGVNGRRSSKHKEAPVVSAADTDRTHLNREETDKDKALNSDAVMDTKAVFVALYSVCEENATFFSGGAKGSQGDAARRLVDTMKLIQEHARGLEPVISGFAAVYHHFDFDPHIPANGYRSLVKVVRCCLLHIIQKGRYITANRRSIFFRVAHNAGEMEAYCNALCQLRALLYLAQRMLHDNSHGNLFFQDESGLSESFVREYSSMHKGCFYGRCLGFQFSPAIRPCLQTLAVGLVAFGENYKRHQSGIVEAGGIAPYGVAASSFFTSGKYAIDPELRGAEFERITQNLDVHFWKTFWNITETEVLSGLASMTSTQVKVNRALSVPPVPFDLPLMANHRASVTIAPPSAHIGIAPVQMRLISYDLREGQDSETLLSLARSEGGAISLSLGMKVKRLPSSPCLLIHFHGGGFVAQTSKSHEPYLKSWSQDLGVPILSVDYSLAPEAPFPRALEECFYAYCWALRNHHLLGWTGEKVCLAGDSAGGNLCVTTSMRAAAFGVRMPDGIVAVYPATLLTAYASPSRLLTLMDPLLPLSVLSRCLNAYAGNEPQTETQVEKVSTLSLVRRDTALLLRDFRQGASNWIHSLLDSNRAPASPSPAAEAPPGATDTVRKSISEASFSSPHADPPVASETSEFPSRKLSVKSQTCQDLGSHTNSTSHSAPLLSERTPEDVHFFLSKDPDPSICRDFSSVAIPPPAGEEGSELGHRREFPLGFEPLRSEQLAEMRVESSPVVKDPFCSPLLAPDSMLKGMPPVHIVACALDPMLDDSVMFAKRLRSIGQPVSLCVVDDLPHGFLSLSQLCRETKEAADVCVERIRAVFTQKDTPPEPRKHRKLERTDRGVSASSGEAGSSFVSPTEGGELAAKIAGGEGLVTVAAQNNTDAVGVGP from the exons agaggagacagacaaGGACAAAGCCTTGAACTCAGACGCTG TGATGGACACCAAGGCAGTGTTCGTGGCCCTGTACAGCGTGTGCGAAGAGAATGCCACCTTCTTCTCAGGAGGAGCCAAGGGGTCGCAGGGTGACGCGGCACGGCGGCTGGTGGACACCATGAAGCTGATCCAGGAGCACGCTCGTGGTCTGGAACCGGTTATCTCCGGCTTCGCTGCAGTTTACCACCATTTTGACTTTGACCCGCACATACCCGCCAATGGCTATCGCTCACTGGTCAAG GTAGTGCGCTGCTGCCTTCTCCACATAATCCAGAAGGGGCGCTACATCACCGCCAACCGCCGCAGCATCTTCTTTCGAGTAGCGCACAATGCGGGGGAGATGGAGGCCTACTGCAACGCTCTGTGCCAGCTGCGCGCCCTGCTCTACCTGGCTCAGCGCATGCTACACGACAACAGCCATGGCAACCTTTTCTTCCAGGATGAAAGTGGCCTCAGCGAGAGCTTTGTCCGCGAATACTCGTCCATGCACAAGGGGTGCTTCTATGGGCGTTGCCTTGGCTTTCAG TTCAGTCCAGCCATCCGGCCCTGTCTCCAGACTCTCGCTGTTGGCCTCGTGGCCTTTGGAGAAAACTACAAACGCCACCAGTCAGGAATAG TGGAGGCAGGAGGTATTGCACCATATG GTGTAGCGGCCAGCTCTTTCTTCACCTCAGGGAAGTACGCCATCGACCCAGAGTTGAGAGGGGCAGAATTTGAACGCATCACCCAGAACCTGGACGTCCATTTCTGGAAGACCTTCTGGAACATCACTGAGACCGAAGTCCTGTCG GGCCTCGCCAGTATGACATCCACTCAAGTTAAGGTGAACCGGGCTCTCTCTGTGCCCCCCGTGCCCTTTGACCTTCCCCTGATGGCCAACCACAGAGCATCTGTAACTATAGCTCCTCCATCAGCACACATCGGCATCGCTCCAGTTCAGATGAGGCTCATCTCCTATGACTTACGTGAAGGACAG GACAGCGAGACTCTGCTATCCCTTGCCCGCTCTGAGGGGGGCGCCATCTCTCTGTCGCTGGGGATGAAGGTCAAGCGCCTCCCCTCGTCTCCCTGCCTTCTGATCCACTTCCATGGAGGGGGATTTGTGGCCCAGACCTCCAAGTCCCATGAG CCCTATCTGAAGAGCTGGTCCCAGGACCTCGGTGTCCCCATCCTGTCAGTGGACTACTCACTGGCCCCTGAGGCCCCCTTCCCAAGGGCCTTGGAGGAGTGTTTCTACGCCTACTGCTGGGCTCTGAGGAACCACCACCTACTAg GCTGGACCGGAGAGAAAGTGTGTCTGGCTGGTGACAGTGCGGGAGGCAACTTGTGTGTGACGACTTCGATGCGCGCTGCTGCCTTTGGTGTGCGAATGCCAGATGGCATTGTGGCAGTCTACCCGGCCACCCTGCTGACTGCCTACGCATCGCCCTCCCGTCTGCTAACGCTTATGGATCCCCTGCTGCCGCTCAGTGTGCTCTCCAGGTGTCTCAATGCCTACGCAG GCAATGAGCCGCAGACGGAGACGCAGGTAGAGAAAGTGAGCACGCTGAGCCTGGTGAGGAGAGACACGGCTTTGCTGCTCAGAGATTTCCGACAGGGAGCCTCCAACTGGATCCACTCTCTGCTGGATTCCAACAGAGCCCCCGCCTCCCCCAGCCCAGCTGCAGAGGCGCCACCAGGAGCCACTG ACACAGTGAGGAAGAGCATTTCAGAGGCgtccttctcttctcctcacGCCGACCCCCCTGTAGCCTCAGAGACCTCCGAGTTCCCGTCCAGGAAATTATCTGTGAAGAGCCAGACATGCCAGGACTTGGGATCCCACACCAATTCCACTTCTCACAGCGCACCGCTGCTCTCTGAGCGCACT CCAGAAGATGTGCATTTCTTCCTCTCCAAGGATCCAGATCCCTCCATTTGCAGGGACTTTTCTTCAGTGGCCATACCACCCCCTGCTGGAGAGGAGGGATCAGAGCTGGGGCACCGTAGGGAGTTCCCCCTGGGGTTTGAGCCACTGCGCTCAGAGCAGCTAGCTGAGATGAGGGTGGAGAGCTCTCCAGTGGTCAAGGATCCGTTCTGCTCTCCTCTGCTGGCTCCTGATAGCATGCTGAAAGGGATGCCACCTGTACACATAGTG GCTTGTGCATTAGACCCCATGCTGGATGACTCTGTGATGTTTGCCAAGCGTTTGAGGAGCATAGGCCAGCCTGTCAGTCTGTGCGTGGTGGACGACCTCCCCCACGGCTTCCTCAGCCTATCGCAGCTCTGCAGGGAGACGAAGGAGGCCGCCGACGTCTGCGTTGAGAGAATTCGCGCCGTCTTCACCCAGAAGGACACGCCCCCGGAGCCGCGCAAGCACCGCAAGCTGGAACGGACCGATAGGGGTGTGTCGGCTTCTTCTGGGGAAGCCGGTTCTTCCTTTGTCAGCCCCACTGAGGGAGGGGAGCTAGCTGCTAAAATTGCTGGTGGGGAGGGCTTAGTTACTGTGGCAGCCCAGAACAACACTGACGCTGTTGGTGTTGGACCTTAA
- the lipeb gene encoding hormone-sensitive lipase isoform X7 — MGDERGGASTEGAKMASSKKSGGGGGSSRLEKGVNGRRSSKHKEAPVVMDTKAVFVALYSVCEENATFFSGGAKGSQGDAARRLVDTMKLIQEHARGLEPVISGFAAVYHHFDFDPHIPANGYRSLVKVVRCCLLHIIQKGRYITANRRSIFFRVAHNAGEMEAYCNALCQLRALLYLAQRMLHDNSHGNLFFQDESGLSESFVREYSSMHKGCFYGRCLGFQFSPAIRPCLQTLAVGLVAFGENYKRHQSGIGVAASSFFTSGKYAIDPELRGAEFERITQNLDVHFWKTFWNITETEVLSGLASMTSTQVKVNRALSVPPVPFDLPLMANHRASVTIAPPSAHIGIAPVQMRLISYDLREGQDSETLLSLARSEGGAISLSLGMKVKRLPSSPCLLIHFHGGGFVAQTSKSHEPYLKSWSQDLGVPILSVDYSLAPEAPFPRALEECFYAYCWALRNHHLLGWTGEKVCLAGDSAGGNLCVTTSMRAAAFGVRMPDGIVAVYPATLLTAYASPSRLLTLMDPLLPLSVLSRCLNAYAGNEPQTETQVEKVSTLSLVRRDTALLLRDFRQGASNWIHSLLDSNRAPASPSPAAEAPPGATDTVRKSISEASFSSPHADPPVASETSEFPSRKLSVKSQTCQDLGSHTNSTSHSAPLLSERTPEDVHFFLSKDPDPSICRDFSSVAIPPPAGEEGSELGHRREFPLGFEPLRSEQLAEMRVESSPVVKDPFCSPLLAPDSMLKGMPPVHIVACALDPMLDDSVMFAKRLRSIGQPVSLCVVDDLPHGFLSLSQLCRETKEAADVCVERIRAVFTQKDTPPEPRKHRKLERTDRGVSASSGEAGSSFVSPTEGGELAAKIAGGEGLVTVAAQNNTDAVGVGP, encoded by the exons TGATGGACACCAAGGCAGTGTTCGTGGCCCTGTACAGCGTGTGCGAAGAGAATGCCACCTTCTTCTCAGGAGGAGCCAAGGGGTCGCAGGGTGACGCGGCACGGCGGCTGGTGGACACCATGAAGCTGATCCAGGAGCACGCTCGTGGTCTGGAACCGGTTATCTCCGGCTTCGCTGCAGTTTACCACCATTTTGACTTTGACCCGCACATACCCGCCAATGGCTATCGCTCACTGGTCAAG GTAGTGCGCTGCTGCCTTCTCCACATAATCCAGAAGGGGCGCTACATCACCGCCAACCGCCGCAGCATCTTCTTTCGAGTAGCGCACAATGCGGGGGAGATGGAGGCCTACTGCAACGCTCTGTGCCAGCTGCGCGCCCTGCTCTACCTGGCTCAGCGCATGCTACACGACAACAGCCATGGCAACCTTTTCTTCCAGGATGAAAGTGGCCTCAGCGAGAGCTTTGTCCGCGAATACTCGTCCATGCACAAGGGGTGCTTCTATGGGCGTTGCCTTGGCTTTCAG TTCAGTCCAGCCATCCGGCCCTGTCTCCAGACTCTCGCTGTTGGCCTCGTGGCCTTTGGAGAAAACTACAAACGCCACCAGTCAGGAATAG GTGTAGCGGCCAGCTCTTTCTTCACCTCAGGGAAGTACGCCATCGACCCAGAGTTGAGAGGGGCAGAATTTGAACGCATCACCCAGAACCTGGACGTCCATTTCTGGAAGACCTTCTGGAACATCACTGAGACCGAAGTCCTGTCG GGCCTCGCCAGTATGACATCCACTCAAGTTAAGGTGAACCGGGCTCTCTCTGTGCCCCCCGTGCCCTTTGACCTTCCCCTGATGGCCAACCACAGAGCATCTGTAACTATAGCTCCTCCATCAGCACACATCGGCATCGCTCCAGTTCAGATGAGGCTCATCTCCTATGACTTACGTGAAGGACAG GACAGCGAGACTCTGCTATCCCTTGCCCGCTCTGAGGGGGGCGCCATCTCTCTGTCGCTGGGGATGAAGGTCAAGCGCCTCCCCTCGTCTCCCTGCCTTCTGATCCACTTCCATGGAGGGGGATTTGTGGCCCAGACCTCCAAGTCCCATGAG CCCTATCTGAAGAGCTGGTCCCAGGACCTCGGTGTCCCCATCCTGTCAGTGGACTACTCACTGGCCCCTGAGGCCCCCTTCCCAAGGGCCTTGGAGGAGTGTTTCTACGCCTACTGCTGGGCTCTGAGGAACCACCACCTACTAg GCTGGACCGGAGAGAAAGTGTGTCTGGCTGGTGACAGTGCGGGAGGCAACTTGTGTGTGACGACTTCGATGCGCGCTGCTGCCTTTGGTGTGCGAATGCCAGATGGCATTGTGGCAGTCTACCCGGCCACCCTGCTGACTGCCTACGCATCGCCCTCCCGTCTGCTAACGCTTATGGATCCCCTGCTGCCGCTCAGTGTGCTCTCCAGGTGTCTCAATGCCTACGCAG GCAATGAGCCGCAGACGGAGACGCAGGTAGAGAAAGTGAGCACGCTGAGCCTGGTGAGGAGAGACACGGCTTTGCTGCTCAGAGATTTCCGACAGGGAGCCTCCAACTGGATCCACTCTCTGCTGGATTCCAACAGAGCCCCCGCCTCCCCCAGCCCAGCTGCAGAGGCGCCACCAGGAGCCACTG ACACAGTGAGGAAGAGCATTTCAGAGGCgtccttctcttctcctcacGCCGACCCCCCTGTAGCCTCAGAGACCTCCGAGTTCCCGTCCAGGAAATTATCTGTGAAGAGCCAGACATGCCAGGACTTGGGATCCCACACCAATTCCACTTCTCACAGCGCACCGCTGCTCTCTGAGCGCACT CCAGAAGATGTGCATTTCTTCCTCTCCAAGGATCCAGATCCCTCCATTTGCAGGGACTTTTCTTCAGTGGCCATACCACCCCCTGCTGGAGAGGAGGGATCAGAGCTGGGGCACCGTAGGGAGTTCCCCCTGGGGTTTGAGCCACTGCGCTCAGAGCAGCTAGCTGAGATGAGGGTGGAGAGCTCTCCAGTGGTCAAGGATCCGTTCTGCTCTCCTCTGCTGGCTCCTGATAGCATGCTGAAAGGGATGCCACCTGTACACATAGTG GCTTGTGCATTAGACCCCATGCTGGATGACTCTGTGATGTTTGCCAAGCGTTTGAGGAGCATAGGCCAGCCTGTCAGTCTGTGCGTGGTGGACGACCTCCCCCACGGCTTCCTCAGCCTATCGCAGCTCTGCAGGGAGACGAAGGAGGCCGCCGACGTCTGCGTTGAGAGAATTCGCGCCGTCTTCACCCAGAAGGACACGCCCCCGGAGCCGCGCAAGCACCGCAAGCTGGAACGGACCGATAGGGGTGTGTCGGCTTCTTCTGGGGAAGCCGGTTCTTCCTTTGTCAGCCCCACTGAGGGAGGGGAGCTAGCTGCTAAAATTGCTGGTGGGGAGGGCTTAGTTACTGTGGCAGCCCAGAACAACACTGACGCTGTTGGTGTTGGACCTTAA
- the lipeb gene encoding hormone-sensitive lipase isoform X1 — MGDERGGASTEGAKMASSKKSGGGGGSSRLEKGVNGRRSSKHKEAPVVSAADTDRTHLNREETDKDKALNSDAVMDTKAVFVALYSVCEENATFFSGGAKGSQGDAARRLVDTMKLIQEHARGLEPVISGFAAVYHHFDFDPHIPANGYRSLVKVVRCCLLHIIQKGRYITANRRSIFFRVAHNAGEMEAYCNALCQLRALLYLAQRMLHDNSHGNLFFQDESGLSESFVREYSSMHKGCFYGRCLGFQFSPAIRPCLQTLAVGLVAFGENYKRHQSGIVEAGGIAPYGVAASSFFTSGKYAIDPELRGAEFERITQNLDVHFWKTFWNITETEVLSGLASMTSTQVKVNRALSVPPVPFDLPLMANHRASVTIAPPSAHIGIAPVQMRLISYDLREGQDSETLLSLARSEGGAISLSLGMKVKRLPSSPCLLIHFHGGGFVAQTSKSHEPYLKSWSQDLGVPILSVDYSLAPEAPFPRALEECFYAYCWALRNHHLLGWTGEKVCLAGDSAGGNLCVTTSMRAAAFGVRMPDGIVAVYPATLLTAYASPSRLLTLMDPLLPLSVLSRCLNAYAGNEPQTETQVEKVSTLSLVRRDTALLLRDFRQGASNWIHSLLDSNRAPASPSPAAEAPPGATGIPPTVTVCADTVRKSISEASFSSPHADPPVASETSEFPSRKLSVKSQTCQDLGSHTNSTSHSAPLLSERTPEDVHFFLSKDPDPSICRDFSSVAIPPPAGEEGSELGHRREFPLGFEPLRSEQLAEMRVESSPVVKDPFCSPLLAPDSMLKGMPPVHIVACALDPMLDDSVMFAKRLRSIGQPVSLCVVDDLPHGFLSLSQLCRETKEAADVCVERIRAVFTQKDTPPEPRKHRKLERTDRGVSASSGEAGSSFVSPTEGGELAAKIAGGEGLVTVAAQNNTDAVGVGP, encoded by the exons agaggagacagacaaGGACAAAGCCTTGAACTCAGACGCTG TGATGGACACCAAGGCAGTGTTCGTGGCCCTGTACAGCGTGTGCGAAGAGAATGCCACCTTCTTCTCAGGAGGAGCCAAGGGGTCGCAGGGTGACGCGGCACGGCGGCTGGTGGACACCATGAAGCTGATCCAGGAGCACGCTCGTGGTCTGGAACCGGTTATCTCCGGCTTCGCTGCAGTTTACCACCATTTTGACTTTGACCCGCACATACCCGCCAATGGCTATCGCTCACTGGTCAAG GTAGTGCGCTGCTGCCTTCTCCACATAATCCAGAAGGGGCGCTACATCACCGCCAACCGCCGCAGCATCTTCTTTCGAGTAGCGCACAATGCGGGGGAGATGGAGGCCTACTGCAACGCTCTGTGCCAGCTGCGCGCCCTGCTCTACCTGGCTCAGCGCATGCTACACGACAACAGCCATGGCAACCTTTTCTTCCAGGATGAAAGTGGCCTCAGCGAGAGCTTTGTCCGCGAATACTCGTCCATGCACAAGGGGTGCTTCTATGGGCGTTGCCTTGGCTTTCAG TTCAGTCCAGCCATCCGGCCCTGTCTCCAGACTCTCGCTGTTGGCCTCGTGGCCTTTGGAGAAAACTACAAACGCCACCAGTCAGGAATAG TGGAGGCAGGAGGTATTGCACCATATG GTGTAGCGGCCAGCTCTTTCTTCACCTCAGGGAAGTACGCCATCGACCCAGAGTTGAGAGGGGCAGAATTTGAACGCATCACCCAGAACCTGGACGTCCATTTCTGGAAGACCTTCTGGAACATCACTGAGACCGAAGTCCTGTCG GGCCTCGCCAGTATGACATCCACTCAAGTTAAGGTGAACCGGGCTCTCTCTGTGCCCCCCGTGCCCTTTGACCTTCCCCTGATGGCCAACCACAGAGCATCTGTAACTATAGCTCCTCCATCAGCACACATCGGCATCGCTCCAGTTCAGATGAGGCTCATCTCCTATGACTTACGTGAAGGACAG GACAGCGAGACTCTGCTATCCCTTGCCCGCTCTGAGGGGGGCGCCATCTCTCTGTCGCTGGGGATGAAGGTCAAGCGCCTCCCCTCGTCTCCCTGCCTTCTGATCCACTTCCATGGAGGGGGATTTGTGGCCCAGACCTCCAAGTCCCATGAG CCCTATCTGAAGAGCTGGTCCCAGGACCTCGGTGTCCCCATCCTGTCAGTGGACTACTCACTGGCCCCTGAGGCCCCCTTCCCAAGGGCCTTGGAGGAGTGTTTCTACGCCTACTGCTGGGCTCTGAGGAACCACCACCTACTAg GCTGGACCGGAGAGAAAGTGTGTCTGGCTGGTGACAGTGCGGGAGGCAACTTGTGTGTGACGACTTCGATGCGCGCTGCTGCCTTTGGTGTGCGAATGCCAGATGGCATTGTGGCAGTCTACCCGGCCACCCTGCTGACTGCCTACGCATCGCCCTCCCGTCTGCTAACGCTTATGGATCCCCTGCTGCCGCTCAGTGTGCTCTCCAGGTGTCTCAATGCCTACGCAG GCAATGAGCCGCAGACGGAGACGCAGGTAGAGAAAGTGAGCACGCTGAGCCTGGTGAGGAGAGACACGGCTTTGCTGCTCAGAGATTTCCGACAGGGAGCCTCCAACTGGATCCACTCTCTGCTGGATTCCAACAGAGCCCCCGCCTCCCCCAGCCCAGCTGCAGAGGCGCCACCAGGAGCCACTGGTATACCACcgactgtgactgtgtgtgcgg ACACAGTGAGGAAGAGCATTTCAGAGGCgtccttctcttctcctcacGCCGACCCCCCTGTAGCCTCAGAGACCTCCGAGTTCCCGTCCAGGAAATTATCTGTGAAGAGCCAGACATGCCAGGACTTGGGATCCCACACCAATTCCACTTCTCACAGCGCACCGCTGCTCTCTGAGCGCACT CCAGAAGATGTGCATTTCTTCCTCTCCAAGGATCCAGATCCCTCCATTTGCAGGGACTTTTCTTCAGTGGCCATACCACCCCCTGCTGGAGAGGAGGGATCAGAGCTGGGGCACCGTAGGGAGTTCCCCCTGGGGTTTGAGCCACTGCGCTCAGAGCAGCTAGCTGAGATGAGGGTGGAGAGCTCTCCAGTGGTCAAGGATCCGTTCTGCTCTCCTCTGCTGGCTCCTGATAGCATGCTGAAAGGGATGCCACCTGTACACATAGTG GCTTGTGCATTAGACCCCATGCTGGATGACTCTGTGATGTTTGCCAAGCGTTTGAGGAGCATAGGCCAGCCTGTCAGTCTGTGCGTGGTGGACGACCTCCCCCACGGCTTCCTCAGCCTATCGCAGCTCTGCAGGGAGACGAAGGAGGCCGCCGACGTCTGCGTTGAGAGAATTCGCGCCGTCTTCACCCAGAAGGACACGCCCCCGGAGCCGCGCAAGCACCGCAAGCTGGAACGGACCGATAGGGGTGTGTCGGCTTCTTCTGGGGAAGCCGGTTCTTCCTTTGTCAGCCCCACTGAGGGAGGGGAGCTAGCTGCTAAAATTGCTGGTGGGGAGGGCTTAGTTACTGTGGCAGCCCAGAACAACACTGACGCTGTTGGTGTTGGACCTTAA